Proteins co-encoded in one Columba livia isolate bColLiv1 breed racing homer chromosome 14, bColLiv1.pat.W.v2, whole genome shotgun sequence genomic window:
- the LOC102098404 gene encoding leukotriene C4 synthase isoform X2 encodes MLDQIHLLAAVTVLGVLEQAYFFLQVIYARRRFGISPPKTSGPPEFERIFRAQVNCSEYFPIFLALLWQAGLFFHQGLAAALGLLYLYARYCYFMGYRASSSESPAPAQTAELLRRYLTPTAPVVPSAPYLLAPSRLMKKQHSKTRRILGKLDT; translated from the exons ATGTTGGATCAGATTCATCTGCTGGCTGCTGTGACAGTCCTGGGGGTCCTGGAGCAAG CCTACTTCTTCCTCCAGGTGATCTATGCCAGGAGGAGGTTTGGCATCTCTCCTCCAAAGACCTCAGGCCCACCTGAATTTGAGAGGATCTTTCGGGCACA GGTGAACTGCTCCgaatattttcccattttcctgGCACTTCTGTGGCAGGCTGGACTCTTCTTCCATCAAG GTCTGGCTGCAGCCTTGGGTCTACTCTACCTCTACGCCCGCTACTGCTACTTCATGGGATACAGGGCATCGTCCTCAGAAAG cccagcaccgGCACAGACTGCTGAGCTCCTCAGGAGGTATCTGACCCCCACAGCACCCGTTGTGCCAAGTGCTCCATATCTGCTAGCTCCGTCACGCCTGATGAAGAAGCAACACTCCAAAACAAGGAGAATTTTAGGAAAACTGGACACATAA
- the LOC102098404 gene encoding leukotriene C4 synthase isoform X1: MLDQIHLLAAVTVLGVLEQAYFFLQVIYARRRFGISPPKTSGPPEFERIFRAQVNCSEYFPIFLALLWQAGLFFHQGLAAALGLLYLYARYCYFMGYRASSSESVSPGHLAFLPLSLYGAEHPPASPSVTCFSVPHRCPCLRVLLPPARENRLGCTSYSTSNKSTLTWVVNASLPTAQHRHRLLSSSGGI; the protein is encoded by the exons ATGTTGGATCAGATTCATCTGCTGGCTGCTGTGACAGTCCTGGGGGTCCTGGAGCAAG CCTACTTCTTCCTCCAGGTGATCTATGCCAGGAGGAGGTTTGGCATCTCTCCTCCAAAGACCTCAGGCCCACCTGAATTTGAGAGGATCTTTCGGGCACA GGTGAACTGCTCCgaatattttcccattttcctgGCACTTCTGTGGCAGGCTGGACTCTTCTTCCATCAAG GTCTGGCTGCAGCCTTGGGTCTACTCTACCTCTACGCCCGCTACTGCTACTTCATGGGATACAGGGCATCGTCCTCAGAAAG TGTCAGCCCTGGGCAtcttgcatttcttcctctctcactATATGGGGCTGAACATCCTCCAGCTTCTCCCAGCGTGACCTGCTTCTCTGTCCCTCATCGGTGTCCTTGCCTTCGAgtcctgctccctcctgcccgtGAGAACAGACTTGGCTGTACCTCATACAGCACAAGCAACAAATCCACCCTCACCTGGGTTGTTAACGcctccctccccacagcccagcaccgGCACAGACTGCTGAGCTCCTCAGGAGGTATCTGA
- the LOC102098404 gene encoding leukotriene C4 synthase isoform X3, translated as MLDQIHLLAAVTVLGVLEQAYFFLQVIYARRRFGISPPKTSGPPEFERIFRAQVNCSEYFPIFLALLWQAGLFFHQGLAAALGLLYLYARYCYFMGYRASSSERLAPIYFSTGVLWILVAVSALGILHFFLSHYMGLNILQLLPA; from the exons ATGTTGGATCAGATTCATCTGCTGGCTGCTGTGACAGTCCTGGGGGTCCTGGAGCAAG CCTACTTCTTCCTCCAGGTGATCTATGCCAGGAGGAGGTTTGGCATCTCTCCTCCAAAGACCTCAGGCCCACCTGAATTTGAGAGGATCTTTCGGGCACA GGTGAACTGCTCCgaatattttcccattttcctgGCACTTCTGTGGCAGGCTGGACTCTTCTTCCATCAAG GTCTGGCTGCAGCCTTGGGTCTACTCTACCTCTACGCCCGCTACTGCTACTTCATGGGATACAGGGCATCGTCCTCAGAAAG GCTCGCCCCCATATACTTTAGCACTGGAGTTCTCTGGATTCTTGTTGCAGTGTCAGCCCTGGGCAtcttgcatttcttcctctctcactATATGGGGCTGAACATCCTCCAGCTTCTCCCAGCGTGA